In Desulfovibrio sp., the following are encoded in one genomic region:
- a CDS encoding ABC transporter permease, translated as MSSTSQNVCNEVIISNGDKKPFSIVAFLRNEYFLNVMSLLAFFGIWHLAASSNVLGHSSALATPMDVVNKLNDLFTTTLAGLTMWGHIWASLKRVLIGFILAALLGVPLGLIMALNPYVNAIVKPIIDIFKPMPPLAWISVAILWFGVQETPKIFIIIIGSFIPALLNAYNSVLLIDPELYDVVRIMGGKRWDEIRLVCIPASMPAISAGLQIAMSSAWGCVLAAELVSSKSGLGYIIIQGMKVSDPAMVIGGMVVIAIIAWIISQTLEWIDRKLCPWRRDISSV; from the coding sequence ATGTCCAGCACCTCCCAGAATGTCTGCAACGAAGTCATTATCTCGAACGGGGACAAGAAGCCGTTCAGCATCGTCGCGTTTCTGCGCAACGAGTATTTCCTCAACGTGATGTCCCTGTTGGCTTTCTTTGGAATCTGGCACTTGGCCGCTTCGAGCAATGTGCTCGGGCATTCAAGCGCCTTGGCCACTCCCATGGATGTTGTCAACAAGCTCAATGATCTGTTCACCACCACATTGGCCGGACTGACCATGTGGGGGCACATCTGGGCCAGCTTAAAGCGCGTCCTTATTGGGTTCATCCTGGCGGCCCTGCTGGGCGTTCCCCTGGGCCTCATTATGGCCCTGAACCCTTACGTGAACGCCATTGTGAAGCCAATCATAGACATCTTCAAACCCATGCCTCCCCTGGCCTGGATTTCCGTGGCCATCCTGTGGTTCGGCGTCCAGGAGACACCGAAGATATTCATCATCATCATCGGCTCCTTCATCCCGGCGCTCTTAAACGCCTACAACAGCGTCCTGCTCATCGATCCCGAACTCTACGACGTGGTCCGGATCATGGGCGGAAAACGGTGGGACGAGATCCGCCTCGTATGCATACCGGCGTCAATGCCGGCCATCTCCGCGGGACTGCAGATCGCCATGTCCAGCGCCTGGGGATGCGTGCTCGCGGCTGAGCTGGTGAGTTCCAAATCGGGACTCGGCTACATCATCATCCAGGGCATGAAAGTGTCGGATCCGGCCATGGTCATAGGCGGCATGGTGGTCATCGCCATCATCGCCTGGATCATCTCACAGACACTCGAATGGATCGACCGCAAGCTCTGCCCCTGGAGACGTGACATCTCCTCCGTCTAA
- a CDS encoding DsrE family protein produces MLHSMNVVVRKAPGEEAAVLGLRAAWAVMSSGGLDTQLVYMNDGVFNLLGVPGYIGDLLGRFIEEGGEVSVLRDSMVEFGLTEKDFIEGVKVVDKEDVADMVQDADATATF; encoded by the coding sequence ATGTTGCATTCAATGAATGTTGTGGTGCGTAAGGCCCCTGGAGAAGAGGCCGCCGTGCTCGGATTGAGGGCCGCCTGGGCGGTGATGTCCAGCGGCGGCCTTGATACGCAGTTGGTCTACATGAACGACGGTGTGTTCAACCTTCTTGGTGTCCCCGGCTATATTGGCGACCTTCTCGGCCGCTTCATTGAAGAAGGCGGCGAAGTCAGCGTGCTTCGCGACAGCATGGTGGAATTTGGACTTACAGAGAAGGACTTCATTGAAGGGGTGAAGGTCGTTGACAAGGAAGATGTAGCGGACATGGTACAGGATGCGGACGCAACCGCTACCTTTTAG
- a CDS encoding OsmC family protein: MSETITLTFDRSSDSNWKIHTGSAAMPVIDYNSSNLTQEEKANEHMGGRLMVAGAIACYTNSLWNDIKRAAGKPVSMSASATVTKEKTDSMRTAFTHIELSVELSANELDDAAFERIRDALYRGSLVTYSMEEGVEFDYDINLVK; encoded by the coding sequence ATGTCCGAGACCATTACTCTTACTTTCGACAGAAGCAGCGACAGCAACTGGAAAATCCATACTGGATCAGCTGCTATGCCGGTGATCGACTATAATAGCTCAAATCTTACGCAGGAAGAAAAGGCGAATGAGCACATGGGGGGCAGGCTCATGGTGGCTGGGGCCATAGCTTGCTACACGAACTCTTTGTGGAACGACATAAAGAGAGCTGCTGGAAAGCCTGTCAGCATGTCTGCCTCGGCAACGGTTACAAAAGAAAAGACTGATTCCATGCGGACGGCCTTCACCCACATCGAGCTTTCTGTTGAACTCAGTGCCAATGAGTTGGATGATGCTGCCTTCGAGAGGATCCGTGACGCGCTGTATAGAGGTTCATTGGTCACGTATTCCATGGAAGAAGGCGTTGAGTTTGACTACGATATCAATCTTGTCAAGTAG
- a CDS encoding ABC transporter permease: protein MAFETVKFRKPLLLRILPVLSIVLFFTVWEVSVAPPGVNDWRIPTTLLASPSTTLTLAIDKLTNVNPDGATLLTHAWVSMQEAFIGYVLALLVGLPLGLMMGWFSVVRGIARPIFELVRPIPPIAWIPLTIFWFGIGLGGKVFIIWISGIVPCVINAFMGVRMTNPVHIQMARTFGASDWKIFTSICVPSALPMVFGALQIALAYCWVTLVGAELLASDQGLGFLITMGRNLGRTDIVILGMVSVGLAGAFIGVIIDRVEAKLLAGIRR, encoded by the coding sequence ATGGCCTTTGAAACGGTCAAGTTCCGAAAGCCTCTCTTGCTCCGAATACTCCCCGTACTGAGCATCGTCTTGTTCTTCACAGTATGGGAGGTGTCGGTGGCTCCGCCGGGCGTGAACGACTGGCGAATACCGACAACGTTGTTGGCAAGCCCTTCGACCACCCTTACGCTCGCCATTGATAAACTGACAAATGTGAATCCCGACGGCGCAACGCTGCTCACCCATGCCTGGGTGAGCATGCAAGAGGCGTTCATCGGTTATGTCCTCGCCCTTCTCGTTGGCCTGCCGCTCGGACTGATGATGGGATGGTTCTCCGTGGTCCGGGGCATAGCGCGCCCGATTTTCGAATTGGTACGCCCCATCCCCCCGATTGCCTGGATCCCCCTCACGATCTTCTGGTTCGGGATTGGTCTTGGCGGCAAGGTGTTCATTATCTGGATCTCGGGAATCGTTCCGTGCGTCATCAACGCCTTCATGGGCGTTCGCATGACCAACCCGGTACACATCCAAATGGCCAGAACCTTCGGCGCTTCGGACTGGAAGATATTCACCAGCATCTGCGTGCCGTCGGCTCTGCCCATGGTGTTCGGAGCTCTGCAGATCGCCCTGGCGTATTGCTGGGTCACCCTGGTTGGCGCTGAGCTCTTGGCCTCTGACCAGGGGCTGGGATTCCTCATCACCATGGGGCGAAACCTCGGGCGCACGGATATCGTTATCCTGGGGATGGTCAGTGTCGGATTGGCCGGCGCGTTCATCGGCGTGATCATAGACAGAGTCGAAGCGAAACTTCTCGCCGGCATCAGGAGATAG
- a CDS encoding alkaline phosphatase family protein yields the protein MAKLAKKAALVGFDCCIPKRLEALVAEGALPNFKKFIESGSYMSEGYNLPTVTPPSWATICTGAYPRTHGVEDYYYYLEGESLEHKKTCQAFGAEILTAETIWDAWDKVGKKSIVVNYPMSWPNKMQNGVMIMGQGLSPAESRWEMLGNAHKEFLASESVVSTDFYPMGLQVRFDDAKGWANLPEGAEEPLEAVMHMTFKESMDPLENQVWYGLTWESDDDGYDVFALCPEKDFSKAFFVIRKGEWSDVVRHPFTIKEDKRTEDGTFRCKLLELSDDAESFKLYVTGISGFNGFISPPEARDHINLAEHVICNDIGLVAFIHGVIDMDTVVEVAEFHSQWLIEAATSVLKAHSDWDLFYMHTHLIDWFYHGWLSEMESSDPVIRQRAYDMERKIYQIEDRLLGKMMEAFGDEALVCLCSDHGATPLGPIFNTAEALKQAGLCHYEPKTSENYWEIYEESEGFNYTLDVTKSKAVPQRYMFVYVNMKDKYPGGIVLPEEYETVRNQIIDALLDYKHPETGERPVLMAIRKEDAKVFGMGGAQAGDVVFVLKPEYMAEHGYGLPTGESGCGELKNVLIFKGPNIKRNYRYERPRWLADIVPTICYATGNPIPADAEGGPIYQILEDPNLVKGN from the coding sequence ATGGCTAAATTGGCAAAGAAAGCCGCACTTGTTGGATTCGACTGCTGCATTCCGAAACGTCTGGAAGCTCTCGTTGCAGAAGGTGCACTTCCGAATTTCAAAAAATTCATCGAGAGTGGAAGCTACATGTCGGAAGGATACAATCTGCCTACTGTAACTCCTCCATCCTGGGCAACAATATGCACCGGAGCATACCCAAGAACCCATGGTGTCGAAGACTATTACTACTACCTTGAAGGCGAAAGCCTCGAGCACAAGAAGACTTGCCAGGCCTTCGGCGCTGAAATCCTCACCGCGGAAACCATCTGGGACGCGTGGGACAAGGTGGGGAAGAAAAGCATTGTCGTGAACTACCCCATGTCCTGGCCCAACAAGATGCAGAACGGCGTCATGATCATGGGTCAGGGACTGTCCCCGGCCGAATCGCGCTGGGAGATGCTTGGCAACGCCCACAAGGAATTCCTCGCATCTGAAAGCGTCGTCTCCACCGACTTCTACCCAATGGGACTTCAGGTCCGTTTCGACGATGCCAAGGGATGGGCGAACCTCCCGGAGGGCGCGGAAGAACCCCTGGAAGCAGTCATGCACATGACCTTCAAGGAGTCCATGGACCCGCTTGAAAACCAGGTGTGGTACGGATTGACCTGGGAGAGCGACGACGACGGATACGATGTCTTCGCGCTTTGCCCTGAGAAGGATTTCTCCAAGGCATTTTTCGTGATCCGCAAGGGTGAATGGAGCGACGTGGTGCGCCACCCCTTCACCATCAAGGAAGACAAACGGACTGAAGACGGCACCTTCAGATGCAAGCTGCTCGAGCTTTCCGACGATGCTGAATCCTTCAAGCTCTACGTCACCGGCATTTCCGGGTTCAACGGGTTCATCTCTCCGCCGGAAGCGCGCGACCACATCAACCTTGCCGAGCATGTCATCTGCAACGACATCGGCCTGGTCGCCTTCATTCACGGCGTCATCGACATGGACACCGTGGTCGAAGTCGCCGAGTTCCATTCGCAGTGGCTTATCGAAGCGGCCACTTCGGTGCTCAAGGCCCATTCCGACTGGGACCTTTTCTACATGCACACCCACCTCATCGACTGGTTCTACCATGGCTGGCTCTCCGAGATGGAAAGCTCCGACCCGGTCATCCGCCAGCGCGCCTACGACATGGAGCGCAAGATCTACCAGATCGAGGACCGTCTGCTTGGCAAGATGATGGAGGCCTTCGGCGACGAGGCTCTGGTATGCCTCTGCTCCGACCACGGAGCCACTCCGTTGGGCCCCATATTCAACACCGCTGAGGCGCTGAAGCAGGCCGGGCTGTGCCACTACGAGCCCAAGACCTCCGAGAACTACTGGGAAATCTACGAGGAGTCGGAAGGGTTCAACTACACCCTGGACGTAACGAAATCCAAGGCCGTGCCCCAGCGCTACATGTTCGTGTACGTAAACATGAAGGACAAGTATCCCGGCGGCATCGTGCTCCCCGAGGAATACGAGACCGTGCGCAACCAGATCATCGACGCATTGCTTGACTACAAACACCCCGAGACCGGCGAGCGGCCGGTGCTCATGGCCATCCGCAAGGAGGACGCCAAGGTCTTCGGAATGGGCGGCGCCCAGGCCGGAGACGTGGTCTTCGTGCTCAAGCCCGAATACATGGCCGAGCACGGCTACGGCCTGCCCACCGGCGAGTCCGGCTGCGGAGAGCTTAAAAACGTGCTCATCTTCAAGGGCCCCAACATCAAGCGTAACTACCGCTACGAGCGCCCCCGCTGGCTGGCCGACATCGTACCGACCATCTGCTACGCCACCGGCAATCCCATCCCGGCCGACGCCGAGGGCGGACCGATCTACCAGATACTGGAAGATCCGAATCTGGTGAAGGGCAACTAG
- a CDS encoding ABC transporter ATP-binding protein: MKDVTVNTHDAKAPVKISCKNLTMTFIQKGTHIVPVFKDVSVDVYDQELLVILGPGQCGKTTLLRIIAGLETPTEGSVYLDGAKVTGAGPDRGLVFQSYMLFPWQTVEKNVAVGLEMNGHTADEVKEKVAHYIKLVGLGGFEKFYPHQLSGGMKQRVGIARAFSTSPKVMLMDEPFGQLDAQTRIFMEKETERIWLQEKRTMVFVTNNIDEALILGDRIVTMEGKLPGRVKSSYEVNLPRPRDPMDIEFLRLRQTITDEQELTL, encoded by the coding sequence ATGAAGGACGTCACTGTGAATACTCATGATGCAAAAGCACCAGTCAAGATTTCATGCAAGAACTTGACTATGACGTTCATACAGAAGGGAACGCACATCGTTCCAGTCTTTAAAGACGTATCTGTCGATGTGTATGATCAGGAGCTGCTTGTCATACTTGGGCCTGGACAGTGTGGGAAAACGACTCTTCTGAGAATTATCGCCGGCCTGGAAACTCCCACAGAGGGTTCAGTCTATTTGGACGGAGCCAAGGTAACAGGGGCAGGCCCTGACAGAGGGCTCGTTTTCCAGAGCTACATGCTTTTCCCCTGGCAAACCGTTGAAAAGAACGTTGCCGTGGGGCTGGAAATGAACGGCCATACTGCGGATGAAGTGAAGGAAAAGGTCGCACACTACATCAAGCTCGTTGGTCTGGGCGGCTTTGAGAAGTTCTATCCCCACCAGCTCTCCGGTGGCATGAAGCAGAGGGTCGGAATCGCCAGGGCGTTCTCCACGAGCCCCAAGGTCATGCTCATGGACGAACCCTTCGGGCAGCTCGACGCCCAAACCCGGATATTCATGGAAAAGGAAACCGAGCGCATCTGGCTGCAAGAGAAGCGGACCATGGTTTTCGTCACCAACAACATTGATGAAGCTCTCATCTTAGGCGACCGGATCGTCACCATGGAAGGGAAACTGCCCGGCAGGGTCAAGTCTTCCTACGAGGTGAACCTGCCCCGGCCAAGGGATCCGATGGACATCGAATTCCTCAGGCTGCGCCAGACCATAACCGACGAGCAAGAGCTGACGTTGTAG
- a CDS encoding DsrE family protein — protein MSKTVTMILRSGSTENDDAIFCINLAEAILKRGDGVNIFLYGNGCNLGSKPVPYDGRSPISDALREHMDGFVLSDKIEALAAKGAKIATCHTTEYSRGIEGCAYLDGVEWGDVGNTFNRYLLSTDVLLSIGR, from the coding sequence ATGAGTAAGACAGTGACCATGATTCTACGTTCCGGAAGCACGGAAAACGATGATGCCATATTCTGCATTAATCTCGCGGAGGCCATTCTGAAACGTGGCGATGGAGTGAATATTTTTCTCTACGGAAACGGATGCAACCTTGGCAGCAAGCCCGTTCCATATGATGGAAGATCTCCGATATCTGATGCGCTTCGTGAGCACATGGACGGCTTTGTGTTGTCCGATAAGATTGAGGCACTTGCCGCAAAAGGGGCCAAGATTGCCACGTGCCATACCACAGAGTACAGCCGTGGAATTGAAGGGTGCGCCTACCTGGACGGAGTTGAATGGGGAGACGTGGGAAATACGTTCAACCGTTACTTGCTGAGCACGGATGTGCTTCTGTCGATTGGCCGCTAG
- a CDS encoding ABC transporter ATP-binding protein, protein MSECIQRKTKIQVKNFTKKFGDLLVLDNINFDIKEGELVSIVGPTGCGKTTFLNCMSKLSETTDGNIFIDGEVANPRKHNLAFVFQEPTALPWRTVSENVAYGMEIKKFPNKELQERLDHILELVGLKDTADLYPNQVSASMMQRIAVARAFAVNPDLLLMDEPYGQLDVKLRFFLEDELVKLWQTLKSTVLFVTHNIEEAVYVAERIIVLTPKPTKVRAEVVVDLPRPRNFLDPKFIEIRRQVTELIRWW, encoded by the coding sequence GTGTCCGAATGCATACAAAGAAAGACTAAAATACAGGTCAAAAACTTCACCAAGAAGTTCGGTGACTTGCTTGTTCTTGATAATATTAACTTTGACATCAAAGAGGGTGAGCTGGTTAGTATTGTCGGTCCGACTGGATGCGGGAAGACAACCTTCTTAAACTGCATGTCGAAGCTTTCCGAAACAACTGATGGCAATATCTTCATCGATGGTGAAGTAGCAAATCCGCGCAAGCACAACCTTGCATTCGTCTTCCAGGAGCCAACCGCCCTTCCGTGGCGAACAGTGTCCGAGAACGTCGCCTATGGGATGGAGATAAAGAAGTTCCCGAATAAGGAACTTCAGGAAAGGCTCGATCATATCCTGGAGCTCGTGGGTCTTAAGGACACGGCCGACCTTTATCCCAACCAGGTGTCCGCCAGCATGATGCAGCGCATCGCCGTGGCCAGGGCTTTCGCCGTGAACCCGGACCTGCTTCTGATGGACGAACCGTACGGACAGTTGGACGTCAAGCTCCGCTTCTTCCTCGAGGACGAACTGGTGAAGCTCTGGCAGACTCTCAAGAGCACGGTTCTTTTCGTGACCCACAACATTGAGGAAGCTGTCTACGTCGCGGAGCGCATCATTGTGCTCACGCCCAAGCCCACCAAGGTCAGGGCTGAGGTCGTGGTGGATCTTCCACGGCCGAGGAACTTCCTGGACCCCAAGTTCATCGAGATTCGCCGGCAGGTCACGGAACTTATCCGATGGTGGTAA